The Mobula birostris isolate sMobBir1 chromosome 6, sMobBir1.hap1, whole genome shotgun sequence genome has a window encoding:
- the klhl41a gene encoding kelch-like protein 41a has translation MDLHRDMREESRLYQTTLLQDGLKKLLDENKFVDCSLKVGSKSFPCHRLILAACSPYFREYFISEENEKKHEVVLEDVDETIVAMILHYLYTSEIELTDENVQNVFAVSSRFQIPSIFTLCVTYLQEKLSVDNCLAIFRLGLLLDCPRLAIAAREYASDRFEQISKEEDFMQLALHELISLIASDALNVEKEEVVFEAVMRWVRTDKEDRAKHLGEIFDFIRFRLMTEKYVKDRVEKDDIIKSNPDLLKKVQTVKDAFAGKLPEPAKGGDKKAKKGESAADAINGDEDLPGFLNDIPRHGMFVKEMIMFINDTMTVAYDPNLNECFLAAVSNLIPKNHVSLVTKRNQIFVIGGLYVDEEVKEHPCHCYFFQFDSIAGAWNGLPPLPSPRCLFGLGETENFLYVVGGKDLQNEQSLDSVMCYDMNNLKWTESKAFPLKIYGHSIVSHNGLIYVIGGKTDDGKCVNKLFVYNPKKSEWRELAAMSKARAMFGAAVHQSKIWVVGGVTEEGLTAAAEAYDIMNNKWEKVPEFPQERSSINVINMAGSLYAIGGFAMIELENKEYAPSEFTDVWKYEDEKKEWSGMLKEINYGAGATCLPAHLNMFRLTKL, from the exons ATGGATCTTCACAGAGATATGAGAGAGGAATCCCGTCTTTATCAAACTACGCTTCTTCAAGATggactgaagaaacttttggatgAGAACAAATTTGTTGATTGCTCACTGAAGGTTGGCAGTAAGTCCTTTCCTTGTCATCGGCTTATCCTGGCAGCCTGCAGCCCATACTTCCGTGAGTATTTCATTTCAGAAGAAAACGAGAAGAAACATGAGGTAGTTCTGGAAGATGTTGACGAAACTATTGTGGCTATGATCCTTCACTACCTGTATACTTCGGAGATAGAACTGACCGATGAGAATGTGCAGAATGTTTTTGCTGTGTCCAGTCGCTTTCAGATTCCTTCCATCTTCACACTGTGTGTCACCTATCTTCAGGAAAAGTTATCTGTCGACAACTGTCTAGCCATTTTCAGGTTAGGACTTCTGCTAGATTGTCCTCGGCTTGCTATTGCTGCTCGTGAATACGCCTCAGACCGATTTGAACAAATTTCTAAAGAGGAAGATTTTATGCAGCTTGCCCTTCATGAGCTGATCAGCCTCATTGCAAGTGACGCTTTAAATGTAGAGAAGGAAGAGGTTGTATTTGAAGCTGTAATGAGATGGGTACGGACTGACAAAGAGGACAGGGCCAAACATTTAGGAGAAATATTTGACTTTATACGTTTTCGCCTTATGACTGAGAAATATGTCAAAGACCGTGTAGAAAAGGATGATATTATTAAGTCTAATCCAGATTTGCTGAAGAAAGTTCAGACAGTTAAAGATGCGTTTGCTGGGAAACTTCCTGAGCCCGCTAAAGGAGGAGACAAAAAGGCAAAGAAAGGAGAGAGTGCTGCAGATGCAATAAATGGCGACGAAGATCTCCCTGGTTTCTTGAATGACATTCCAAGGCATGGCATGTTCGTTAAGGAGATGATCATGTTCATTAATGATACAATGACTGTGGCATATGATCCAAATCTAAATGAATGCTTTCTGGCTGCAGTAAGCAATTTGATTCCTAAAAATCATGTTAGCCTGGTTACAAAAAGAAACCAAATTTTTGTTATCGGTGGCCTGTATGTGGATGAAGAAGTTAAAGAACACCCTTGCCATTGCTATTTCTTCCAG TTTGACAGCATTGCTGGGGCATGGAATGGTTTACCACCATTGCCTTCACCCAGATGCCTCTTCGGGTTAGGAGAAACTGAGAATTTCCTTTATGTGGTTGGCGGCAAAGACCTTCAAAATGAACAGTCACTGGATTCAGTAATGTGCTATGATATGAA cAACCTAAAATGGACAGAATCCAAAGCATTTCCTCTGAAGATTTATGGTCACTCTATAGTTTCACACAATGGATTAATTTATGTTATTGGCGGGAAGACTGATGATGG TAAATGTGTCAACAAATTATTTGTCTACAACCCTAAGAAATCTGAGTGGAGGGAGCTGGCAGCCATGAGCAAAGCACGAGCCATGTTTGGAGCTGCAGTGCATCAAAGTAAAATCTGGGTTGTTGGAGGGGTGACCGAAGAAGGCTTGACAGCTGCAGCAGAAGCGTATGACATCATGAATAATAA ATGGGAGAAAGTGCCAGAATTTCCACAAGAGAGAAGCTCGATAAATGTCATCAATATGGCTGGATCACTTTATGCCATTGGAGGTTTTGCTATGATTGAACTGGAAAATAAAGAATATGCACCCTCAGAATTCACTGACGTGTGGAA GTATGAAGATGAAAAGAAGGAATGGAGTGGCATGCTGAAGGAAATTAATTATGGTGCAGGTGCCACCtgtcttcctgcacatctcaatATGTTCAGACTTACCAAATTATAA